In Candidatus Eisenbacteria bacterium, the DNA window GCGGCGAGGTGCTCGCGGGCCGGCTTTCGCCGGAGCAGGGCTCCGCACGGATCGAAGCGGCACAGGCCGCACCGGGGCGCTATCCGGTTGCGCTCGAGGTCCTCGCGTTCGGACTCTCGTCCGCCGCGGCCGCGCGCTTCCTGGGTGGCGGTGGCGCCGAGGTGGCGGTCGCAGGGGTGATCGGACTCGTCACGGGGACGCTGCAAGCCTCGGTCGCGCGCGTGCCCGGCATCAAGCGCGTGTTCGCGCCGTTGGCGGCTGCGATCGCCGCGGCGATCGCGACCGCCGCGAGCCGTCCGCTCGGCGGGCTCGCGATCTCGACCGCCATGCTCGGCGGCATCCTGGTGCTGGTGCCCGGGCTCACGCTCACGGTCGCGATGGCGGAGCTTTCGGCGCGCCACCTGGTCGCCGGCACCGCGCGTCTGGCCGGCGCCCTCGGCACCTTCCTCGGCATCGCGTTCGGCGTGGCGATCGGTGCGCGCGTTGCGGCCGCCGCGTTCGGGGCACCGCTCGCGCACGATCCGATCGCGCTTCCGCCGTGGACCGAACTGCTGGCGCTCGCCGTCGCGCCGCTCACCTTCACGGTGCTGCTGCGCGCTCACCCGCGCGCGATTCCGAACATTCTGGTGGTCGGGGCACTGGCATTCTTCGCGGGGCGCACCGGCGCGCGGCTGCTCGGTCCCGAGCTCGGCATCTTCACCGCCGCACTGGTGGCGGCGGGCGCGAGCAACCTGATCGCGCGCCGGATCAACCGCCCGGCCAGCATCACGCTGGTGC includes these proteins:
- a CDS encoding threonine/serine exporter family protein yields the protein MNPTTERVGFVLHLGRALHAYGTPAHRLEETLARVAERLGVPGQFFATPTSLIAAFGPIEEQRTHLLRLDPGETDLERMAVIDRIGGEVLAGRLSPEQGSARIEAAQAAPGRYPVALEVLAFGLSSAAAARFLGGGGAEVAVAGVIGLVTGTLQASVARVPGIKRVFAPLAAAIAAAIATAASRPLGGLAISTAMLGGILVLVPGLTLTVAMAELSARHLVAGTARLAGALGTFLGIAFGVAIGARVAAAAFGAPLAHDPIALPPWTELLALAVAPLTFTVLLRAHPRAIPNILVVGALAFFAGRTGARLLGPELGIFTAALVAAGASNLIARRINRPASITLVPALLLIVPGSVGFRSLASLLDRATVDGVETAFRMTLMLAALVTGLFAAQILAPARRWSE